The Lycium barbarum isolate Lr01 chromosome 12, ASM1917538v2, whole genome shotgun sequence genome includes a region encoding these proteins:
- the LOC132622214 gene encoding EID1-like F-box protein 2, translated as MIITKQYRCIHSASCLCTKGHLSEEVIFLVFQRLNWNPKLVATLSCVCKWFDDLAKRVLWKEFCKTRAPKMMLDLQSSGSHSVDGNWRALGKLLIYCSGCTKGGLFNNIHIPGHFVYRTRFSRTSGKSFLLPQCRTDVLYVSDPCEHLDQGDEGDIGFFRGIFKSFASSKVRKMLIKREAQLHQTEVCPYCKAKLWSMLQANMVPASASCRLGAYEDAIEYYVCLNGHVLGICTLLPLSDSEEASEHSDA; from the coding sequence ATGATCATTACTAAACAATATCGATGCATACACTCGGCTAGTTGTTTGTGCACAAAAGGGCATCTCAGCGAAGAAGTTATATTTCTGGTTTTTCAGCGATTGAATTGGAACCCCAAGTTGGTTGCAACTCTATCTTGTGTTTGCAAATGGTTTGATGATCTTGCAAAGAGAGTGCTGTGGAAGGAGTTTTGTAAGACAAGAGCTCCAAAAATGATGCTTGATTTACAGTCTAGTGGGAGTCATAGTGTTGATGGGAACTGGAGAGCTCTTGGAAAGCTTCTTATTTACTGCTCTGGGTGTACTAAAGGTGGCTTATTCAACAACATCCATATTCCAGGACACTTTGTTTACAGGACTAGGTTCTCTAGGACCTCTGGAAAAAGCTTTCTGTTACCACAATGCAGGACAGATGTTTTGTATGTTTCTGATCCTTGTGAGCATCTTGACCAAGGAGATGAGGGAGATATTGGGTTTTTTCGGGGGATATTTAAATCCTTTGCTAGCTCAAAAGTTCGTAAAATGTTAATTAAGAGGGAGGCTCAGCTTCATCAGACAGAAGTATGCCCTTACTGTAAGGCAAAACTGTGGAGCATGTTGCAAGCGAATATGGTACCAGCAAGTGCCAGCTGTAGATTGGGTGCTTATGAAGATGCAATCGAGTATTATGTGTGCCTTAATGGGCATGTGCTTGGGATATGTACCCTCTTGCCCTTGTCCGATTCTGAGGAAGCTTCAGAGCACAGTGATGCATGA